The Pelagibacterium halotolerans B2 genome has a segment encoding these proteins:
- a CDS encoding metallophosphoesterase family protein, whose protein sequence is MAMRVIHTSDWQIGKVFRFVDPATMGLLQEARLRAVSKIGELANEYGVQHVLVAGDVYDMEALSPRSLNQPLERMRNFPDTHWHLLPGNHDPHRPNGLWDQLLRKGLPANVHVYTEPGPVTFEEDSLSILPAPLYHRRRLDDPTAYMDDVALRDGLFRVGIAHGTVTGFGSEDRDVPNFIAPDRPARAGLSYLAMGDWHGQKKINERCWYSGTPETDAFDVTGGGQALLVEIDAHERAPEVTPLPTGHYEWLTQSEQINSREDIDRLAGTLRTVAADLDRVLIRLAIEGAVSLDDRQYFENEVVDGVSAAFCFMRVDDRRLFPHPTAEDLDRIDRGGFVRAAAEELKRKSEEGSDDERAIAAEALQRLYIEHMKLQAGRQ, encoded by the coding sequence ATGGCTATGCGCGTAATACACACATCAGACTGGCAAATCGGCAAGGTATTTCGTTTCGTAGATCCTGCTACTATGGGCCTCCTCCAAGAAGCTCGCTTGCGCGCTGTCAGCAAGATCGGCGAGTTGGCGAACGAATACGGTGTTCAACATGTGCTAGTTGCCGGCGACGTCTACGATATGGAAGCCCTGTCTCCGCGTTCGCTTAACCAGCCGCTGGAGCGGATGCGCAACTTCCCCGATACGCATTGGCACCTACTACCCGGCAATCACGACCCGCATCGCCCCAACGGACTTTGGGATCAACTCCTGCGCAAGGGGCTTCCCGCGAACGTCCATGTCTATACGGAGCCGGGGCCTGTCACCTTTGAAGAAGACTCGCTGTCGATCCTTCCGGCCCCTCTCTATCACCGCCGGCGGCTTGATGATCCGACGGCCTATATGGACGATGTGGCGTTGCGGGACGGGCTGTTCCGTGTCGGGATTGCCCACGGCACGGTGACCGGCTTCGGATCGGAGGATCGCGACGTTCCCAACTTCATTGCGCCAGACCGCCCGGCCCGTGCCGGCCTGTCATATCTTGCAATGGGCGACTGGCATGGACAAAAGAAGATCAACGAGCGCTGCTGGTACAGCGGTACACCGGAGACCGATGCCTTCGATGTGACCGGTGGCGGCCAGGCGCTGCTGGTGGAAATCGACGCTCATGAGCGCGCACCGGAAGTCACACCGCTGCCGACCGGCCACTACGAATGGCTCACGCAATCGGAGCAGATCAACAGCCGCGAGGACATAGACCGCCTCGCTGGAACGCTGCGGACGGTCGCCGCTGACCTGGATCGCGTGCTCATCCGTTTGGCGATTGAAGGCGCCGTGTCGCTTGATGACCGCCAATATTTCGAGAACGAAGTGGTGGATGGCGTATCAGCCGCGTTCTGTTTCATGCGCGTTGATGACCGGCGCCTGTTCCCGCACCCGACGGCGGAGGACCTTGACCGGATCGATCGCGGCGGCTTCGTCCGTGCGGCGGCGGAAGAGCTGAAACGCAAATCCGAGGAAGGCAGCGACGACGAACGGGCCATTGCCGCCGAGGCGTTGCAGCGTCTTTATATCGAGCACATGAAGCTCCAGGCGGGCCGCCAATGA